The nucleotide sequence gtttttcccattgggttttccatgactaagtttttaacgaggcaccatgtaatacaagatggatgatcaaggggggagtgttataagataagcattgaaatgatcatccacttctttaccaaactcaagcactatgatcatccacccctttaccaactcaagcactatgatcatctactcatcaaacactatgatcacccactcatttaccaaattaagcaccatctttgttattttatgtattgttgttcactataaatatcatcactcatctcactcttttgtacaccaaatacaagaacaagagtttataatcaaagaatcattacatcttcttcttcctccttataataaactctctcccttatattagtgttatttacttcctacgggtattaaattctactcttatttaaatttctcgatactataaattataagttatttcataacaaagACAGATTAATCAATTTGTTGCACAAGCTCTATAATTGTTTTGCAAAACTCTCTTGTCTTTTTCACAATATTGTAAGAACTAAAAACGACAGACAGACCTACCAGGCCACATATTCTAAACTAAATAAAGATAATTCGCCTCTATACCATAATTCCTTAGTAATTAGCAGTTTACCCTCCTCTTTCTTTTCACTGATTTCGTTCCGGTTTTGTCCCTATCACAATAGACTCAGCCTTCATATAGGGAGTCAGAGAGTCAGGGAGTCAGGTGTGTCAGTCAAGTTGCATGTGTACATGAAATAAAGCAGATTGTGTAAATtgatatctatactattaaagtacAAGCACATTTGGATTTTTTACTAAATCTGCCCTTTCTTTTTTAACGTTGACACTCATTACCAAAGCAAATCGAACACTTAATTAAGGGTACTCGTGTAATCTTATAACTCACGATATATGAGTCATATGTTGGGTTTTATgtactctctttttttggtcCAGCCCACATCATAATCCACTAggtgttatttattttgttttttcttttcggtAAAAGTCGACGGTCTTTAGCTTCAAAATTAAGATATAGCCCACTTTCCTAACTAAATAGCGTGAAAAAATGCAGTacttaataaaactaaatagtGTGGGTGTGATAGAACTTAATGCACCATATCTTacattaggggtgggcgttcggatacccattcgggttcggttcggttctattcgggttttgagtttttgggttcaaagattttagcctcattcggatatttctaaattttggttcgggttcgtttcgaatctttgcgggttcggttcgggttcggataacccatttaaatcatttttaaattttaaaattccttatatatttaaaatttcacaaaatctataaaaattatatattacatataaatatgaataacatatatcaaaatacctaaaattaacatataaatttgtttgatttgaatatttggattgaagatcaatagatattttaagtatttttggtgtgtTGAGTATACTTaagctattttagacatgtatttttgactatttgtttatatttttaagtattttggacaattaaatagtatttatatatttgtaatgtttttaatatacattaaatctaaaataattaatatatatatatatgtatataaatttatttcggatatattcgggtacccgaaatatttcggttcgagtcaggttcggtttcggttctttaaataccaaaaatttaaacccattcggatatttaatcaattttggttcggatttggtactaattttttggatcgggttcggtttggttcttcggaTCCGAGTTTTTTGCCCAATCCTATTTTAACCATCAAGTATTTGAATCAACGAAAAATTTATATCTCTGTTATCATCATAGATATTATTAGATTCTTTTTGGCAacagaattttaaatatattgatatatgtaaatatatcggtaacaataaatgtttttgttattttttggttGATCACTACTCAATCGATTTCTTTAACTGAAACCAATCGATAATTTATTATGCAACTTTTAAGTACCATcgactaacctaatatcagcctaatactatatatatatatatatgaaacgaTACCCATCCAAGTTTACTCACATCTATTCCTAGCTACAAAATTTCGCAGAATCTAAAATGTCTTCACCAATGCAAGTGGCTCCTGTGAAACCCTTCAAGAGTGGTTGGAAAGTCTGATTTGGGAAAATCTACAAAGACATATGGATTATTTTCACCGAATCAGATAGTCTAGAGAATTCTCAGTCTGATCAAGATTTCGCTCTTACAAGTGAAGAAGAGATACGATTTTCAgttatttaactatatatatttggctgcatttttattattaataataagtttttctaaagtttctgtttttaatttttgaagaaCTCTGTCAATCTCCTTGACAATCAAGAATACATTGAAGGAATATCCACACCATCCACAAAGAGAAATGAAGCATGGACTGACACAGCACCAGATATCACTTCGACTTCAAAGAATCTTTGCTCAAAATTTATCAAGGTGGAGAAGATGAGTGATTTGGAGTTTGGAGCAACTAAGAACACCTACATCTGCGAGCTTGAAGTTTCTATTTCTATTAAttggttttatttgttttcgtACTTTCTGAAGCAAtttgtgttttggtttttaaataatttatcaatttgaacgttttttcttttcttaaaataatttgagctttcataaaaattttagatttttttaattagaatataaaaatctttattaaaaattaatataataatttattaacaattaaaaattgtacaaaatttcttaacaaaaaataaatttacaacaaAACAATTagcacataataaaattaaatttttagagTTATGCCAATCtaattcattaataaaattaagtttaatttgtaaagataaatagtcatttaaacacggtaaagaaagataaaaaatttaagtcttttataaaataacacaaatatatgacAACCTTCTTAATTTACtaaataattgtaaattttaaaaaacaaatctagGAAAATAAATCcgtgggtcaaaatctagtttaacTTTTATTTCCTCTTCTTGTGTTTGCTGagaataatattgttttttaaaagttgaagaaacaaatagaaattttcttttattcgtAACCCAAGTTGAATATTTCTTATTCAAGCAAGAAAttcaatgatttaaaaatttgagAATTTCATTTTGAAGTTTCTACTCTTTTATTACACAACAAAATGTACTGcatatacaaattaattttcttcTATATGGATTTTAGATTTATGTCTTGTCTTTACAAATGGCGTTTGTAGATGGAGTTAGCCATGTTCCATCTTCTTACTAGACAGATTTattcaaactttatttttattcttttttgctTTGCGTTCTTTTTGCTTTGCAATATGAAGAAATGTGGGTGTTTGTGAGAATATTCACATCAAGGAAATAAGTCACTGAAGAACGAGTCAACTAGTACtccaatttcaaaaatttcaagttttttttttgcacacataaatcatatgataagcttttgttaagttttttgaTCACTCTGATTGAATATTGTAGTTACTTACTTTTCTCAGTTAACATATGTATTTACATGCTACTATTGTTATTAACATGTTAACTTGTTTTATAACATGCTAAGTTCCTTTTATTTTACTcgttaaatttaatattagcTAGTTAACTTTATATTTAGCAGTTAAATAATGTGTTAGACcgaaaataacattaaattatatagtatattattaAGTTACTGATTTGTTTAACGCACTATAAATTAACATAACttgataataatatttgtaacaTGTTAAGAGTTTGTTAACTCACTAACAAATTTTGTAACATGTTAAACATTTGTTAACTCGCtaaaattttttgtaaaataatgatGGTCAaatttattcatgaattttagTGTGgttctttataaaataaaaaatagtagtttatcatgttttcattttttcataaCTTTACTACCATATGTTTAGCTTTTCATCAAATGCTACAAAGTTTAGGAAAGttgtcaatttttttcaaaaatcaaatctccatctaaaactaaaattatattatgaacaaaagaagaaaatacagTGTTATACAGACAAAAATAATATAGGAAGAAAAAGAatgtaaagaaaaagaagaaacaaggatTTGATGAAAGAGAATGTCAGAACAAAGatagaatgaagaagaaaaagagtgaGAAGAGATTGTCGGATGAGAGAGTTAATGACAGACAAGAGATAAGGGGCATTTACGGCAATCCAGAGCATAAATGGTATCTCATTTTGTCTTTGTGTTAAATCATGTATAGATCCCTAATTTTGACACTGATTATGGGTATTGAGCAAATTCTCCCACTAAAATACTCTTACCACTTTTTATGAAATGGATACTCGGCAAAAAGATGGTGGCAAAAACCAATCTCTTAGATAATAAAGTTGAGCCACACGCAGCCATACCAGGTAACTGATTAGTTGTATCTATCTACAATTACAACCACAATCCTGAGTTATCATAAATTTACAATTATATCCCAAATTATTCCTACCTTCACTGTATGCCCAACCATCTCTGTTTATTtgatcatttcttcttcttctttcaaagTTGGTTCCACTTCTGATCATCGatgtaaaagacaaaataataattcgaaAATCTTATCAAAAGATCTCTCAAAGTTGAGATATAAAAAGGAATATAAAACAACACTTGCTTTAGCTGATGATACATTCTCTTGTTTTTATTCAGTCGGACCTAGGAAGGAACTTGGTTCCTGATCTAGTAACAAACCTAGAAACTGCCGGGATAATCCTGGATGGAGACAACACCTGTGCGAACGAGAAGTTGTAAGAATCAGTGCCTAACCGGCTCTGCAACCATCCTCTCCCACCAGAGAATCCATCAGTAACGATCCATCAGTTTTTAAACCCGAGAACCTTTAACGTTTTCGCCACTATTTTAGCGGAGTCCTAGTACCTACGAAACCAATAAAAAGATCAcatgaaccaaaaaaaattcacaaatgTCTTGTAAAAAGAGCAAAATATAAATACACTCACGAGTccatgatgatgatgttggAGCCTTTGTTGATTCTCTTGAGGTAAGATATCTTTAACGCTGCTATTTCTGCTTCGACACGTTTTGAGTTCCTCACGATTCCTTTAACTTTGTTCGGTAGCTCTTCTAATCTGATAatcataagaagaaaaaaagagttttcttatttattttttttgggctGATTCTTGtaatgaaaacatatttaagaaCATAACTTACACAAAAAAGACTTACGGAATGGCGATCATACTGTTCTTAGCATTTGAAGGGAGACGAGGAATCCCagatttttccttttctttctctgaTCTTATATCCACCATTAAGTAGTTCTTGGAACAAAGAAGATCAAGTGTTTGAGCCGGTGTGAGGTCGCTTAAACCCATAAAACCACAACACACAGAGTTAAAACTCAGTCAGTTCTCAACCCTTTTTTTGGCTAGCTTGAAATAGACTCTTAGATACAAAACAGAGCACCAATAACCAAGTAACAAAAAAAGTCATCATATTCATTAGTAATCAGATTAGTTTTCATCACAAAATGATGCGATCAGATTTTAACCACTAAATAAATGTTGTAAGTGCACATCTTAGACTTTGAATGTTCATAAACCGCAATACATCAGAattaacagtaacaaaaatctctatatatatatattttgttactatTAGGATCATATCGCAATTTTTCTGCATGCTGTCATTCAGACCCTTAGCACTTATTGAATCCACAGAAACCAAAAGTTACACTAGAGAATAGTAGAATTAAGACAAAAAGAGTTTGTTTGTTTACTAAAACTAGCAGATGAGATGATAATGCATTGTATAATGCTTACCTGCACAAACTTGGCAAAAGCAGGACCAAGAGGTGAACCGTTGTATAACGCCATGCAAGCTCCATTTATCAAGGAAGCATAAACGAGCCACGGACCCATCATCCACCCAAGGTTGGTCGGCCAAGCAACAACATCTCCTTGATGAACATCCATATGGCACCAAGCATCAGCAGCAGATTTCAGAGGAGAATTGTTGGTCCATGGGATAGCCTGTGGCTCACCTACACCAGAAACGCAAAACATAGTATTTCAACATCCACATCTCGTCTTCATACCATgttgcagtttttttttcattcggCTTACCGGTGGTTCCTGATGAGAAAAGGATGTTCGTGCAAGCTCCTGCTGGTTTCTCTACAGCAATATTTTCCACGCCTCTGAAAGCACAGTAAAAATATATGTGTGAATTCGTTTTATGACACTAAACAAGTATCAGAACTTATCTATTGGCTATTATTATCAGGTGAAATGTAAGATTTTACCCAGATGACTATCTAAAACTCCTCCCCTTTCAAGAAAACGTTCAGGAAGAAGAGATAAGAGAACGATGATGAAACAGATAAACGCTACGATCCATGTGGGTCAGTGGGTGTATATTCAAGTGAATTCTCTTCTTCTGCCATTTTTTTCTGCATCTCGAGATGGAGACAACtctttgttatttattattatatatataaagcagAGAATAAGAAAGGGAAGAAGTAGAGGGTAAAGAATAGAGGGAAAGAGCAATGTGTAGGTTACCTTGTATAGTAAAAAGGCACAAAAACTTTTCTTCAGTCTCACGCaatcacttaaaaaaaataaacaaagaatatGTATTTAGAGACCAAACAAGACTTGAACTGCTTTATTCACTTAGGCAACAATATATGACTTATTACactttattttcagtttttttaagtgttttttttttctttttgtctctCTGAGGTGTCCAAGGTGCTGGAGGAGGTGGTCTGGCTGGTGTTGTACGAGGTACGGCAATAATAGTAGGGacaataatagtaaaaaaacaataagatcatgctttaatattatataatagctATAATATAGTcctcatataaaatataaatgttctATGACATTTATATAACATATGTTTGACATGTTAATTCTCCGTTAATTAATACTCAACATTCaatattctgaaaaaaaaaagatcggtTTAAATTTGTGAGGTCAATAATATAGTTGGATAAccatagaaaaagaaagatattctattttcaccatataaatgtcaaaaccacaacacaaattgttttttttaatatgtgaattAGTAAATAATAGTACGAATTAACTGGTATCCATATAGTTTGTCATATGCTAGATACTTTCGCATTAATTTGCTAAGATTACTTCaaccaaagttaaaaaaatgtaaaccaaaaagtataatatttaatagagatattattaaaatttacatgtattatttataccatgtataaacaaaaaaatgtaaataagtaaatttcaaaatattgtcTCCATTGTAGAAGATTGGTGTTTTcaagatatatacatatatatatatatatatatatatatatttaaaaaaaaaaggttatccCTGCGAAGTGATTTGTACACATGTCGTAACTACAATCATTCCCgataaaaaaatgatgacatgccactaaaaaatatgacatgacacTAAAAAAATGACATGggtttaaaaaatagtaatatatcaTCATATAAATGATGACATGccactaaaaaaatatgaaatgacAATAAAAGAATGACATGgctttaaaaaatagtaatatagcATCATATAAATTGTGATATgtaaaatttccttataaaaacttatattttt is from Brassica oleracea var. oleracea cultivar TO1000 unplaced genomic scaffold, BOL UnpScaffold01160, whole genome shotgun sequence and encodes:
- the LOC106320982 gene encoding calcium sensing receptor, chloroplastic-like, whose translation is MELAWRYTTVHLLVLLLPSLCSDLTPAQTLDLLCSKNYLMVDIRSEKEKEKSGIPRLPSNAKNSMIAIPLEELPNKVKGIVRNSKRVEAEIAALKISYLKRINKGSNIIIMDSY